One genomic segment of Vibrio quintilis includes these proteins:
- a CDS encoding PilN domain-containing protein, whose amino-acid sequence MLHHINLMEWQQIQAAARFKRFVGCILFGILLFICIQISLWMVLEKALAVADAQHQTLVDEKAQLEQRASQWQSRQAAFNQTQEALSQIQHWKEMTRVPYRLMSLIAESVTAHVYLHSLNLSGRQVVLRGYGDDAENVSLFLSKLRIHPCHCVQRLKMEAVKQMEQSQDQVQRFRLSFSFSTSDKTRKG is encoded by the coding sequence ATGCTGCATCATATTAATTTAATGGAGTGGCAGCAGATACAGGCTGCAGCAAGGTTCAAACGCTTTGTTGGATGTATTTTATTTGGCATTCTTCTCTTTATTTGTATCCAGATTTCCCTGTGGATGGTTTTAGAAAAAGCGCTGGCCGTGGCAGATGCGCAGCACCAGACGCTGGTTGATGAAAAAGCACAACTGGAGCAAAGAGCCAGCCAGTGGCAAAGCAGGCAGGCTGCATTTAATCAAACTCAGGAAGCGTTATCTCAGATTCAGCACTGGAAAGAAATGACCAGGGTGCCGTATCGTCTGATGTCTTTGATTGCGGAGTCAGTCACGGCACATGTTTATCTGCATTCGTTGAATTTATCCGGACGACAGGTCGTGCTCCGTGGATACGGAGATGATGCTGAAAATGTTTCCCTGTTCCTCAGTAAGCTACGTATCCATCCTTGCCATTGTGTACAGCGTCTGAAAATGGAGGCGGTCAAACAGATGGAACAATCTCAGGATCAGGTTCAGAGATTCCGCTTGTCTTTCTCTTTTTCAACATCAGATAAAACGAGGAAAGGATGA
- the pilM gene encoding pilus assembly protein PilM — MNKLIVTGIDINRHYMTAVTLMRQKQSFSLIDFRIFTLSGNIFPESEVLDYQKIVKKLAEVRKGLPWFSRHVAVAVPELAVMSRIVTISPQQSDVMEAWAVYQAFSEKVSLTASQLSVDYMAVNDGFRVYAARKEVVNSRLCALRGARLKPVLVDTEKQCFLQLLIEAMHHHGKTGRVLAEIKETVIRLGFMSLTDCFYLCMPQKAGCNEGSTVLAQIINEFQQFCSIQRCKPSGVWLIEKNASSAAQFGEKLQCPVELFHPFSVLDGKCFPEDEPTALCTLAVGMSMRGIIAREEGYAASY, encoded by the coding sequence ATGAATAAACTCATCGTGACGGGAATTGATATTAACCGCCATTATATGACTGCTGTTACTTTAATGCGTCAGAAACAGTCGTTTTCTTTGATTGATTTTAGAATATTTACCTTATCCGGTAATATTTTCCCGGAAAGTGAGGTGTTGGATTATCAAAAAATTGTTAAAAAATTAGCAGAAGTCAGAAAAGGACTTCCCTGGTTTTCCCGGCATGTTGCAGTTGCGGTTCCGGAACTGGCTGTCATGTCCAGAATTGTCACTATTTCACCACAGCAAAGTGATGTGATGGAAGCCTGGGCTGTTTATCAGGCTTTTTCAGAAAAAGTCTCATTAACTGCCAGCCAGCTGAGTGTTGATTATATGGCTGTGAATGATGGATTTCGGGTCTATGCTGCCCGAAAAGAGGTAGTTAACAGCCGGTTATGTGCCTTACGGGGCGCCAGGTTAAAGCCGGTTCTTGTCGATACAGAGAAGCAGTGTTTCCTCCAGTTGTTAATTGAAGCGATGCATCACCATGGTAAAACCGGGCGGGTGCTTGCTGAAATTAAAGAGACAGTCATCCGCCTGGGGTTTATGTCTCTCACGGATTGCTTTTACCTGTGTATGCCACAAAAAGCCGGCTGTAATGAAGGAAGCACGGTGCTGGCGCAGATCATTAATGAATTTCAGCAGTTTTGCTCAATACAGCGCTGCAAGCCATCCGGGGTCTGGCTGATTGAAAAAAATGCCTCTTCTGCTGCACAGTTCGGGGAAAAACTGCAATGCCCGGTTGAGTTATTTCATCCATTCAGTGTGTTAGACGGAAAGTGTTTTCCTGAAGATGAACCAACAGCGTTGTGCACGCTGGCCGTCGGGATGTCGATGCGGGGCATTATCGCCCGGGAGGAAGGGTATGCTGCATCATATTAA
- a CDS encoding penicillin-binding protein 1A, translated as MKFIKRFLLFSLCCMVLGVTTIFGFYYYVKPELPDVATLRDVKLQTPMQVLSQDGKLIAQFGEKRRIPLKLKDIPPELVEAFLATEDSRFYEHYGFDPIGITRAAVAVLISGTARQGASTITQQLARNFFLSNEKKIMRKIKELFIAVHIEQLLTKDEILELYLNKIFLGYRAYGVGAAAQVYFGKEVKDLTLSEMAVIAGLPKAPSTMNPIYSIERATKRRNVVLMRMLDEHYITENQYKRAKADPIKAKYHGAELELHAPYVAEMARAWMIDKYGDDVYTSGKKVFMTVRSDLQEAANHAAINNLIAYDERHGYRGPEKTLWSAGKPAMSQDEMTDYLKTQPVYGDMYPSVVVDVADKTATVWVKNHGIQLIQWNDMKWARRFVTDKRQGKPPQHAKDILTAGQQIWVRPFYPENQTTLSWHLSQVPDANTAFVAMNPENGSVLALVGGFNFVHSKFNRATQSIRQVGSGIKPFIYSSAINKGMTLASLVNDAPINKWDQSQGTAWRPKNSPPTYGGPTRLRIGLAQSKNVMAIRVLREVGLEKVRLFLGRFGFDPDKLPHSETIALGAGSLSPVKLVQGYSVFANGGYYIEPYYIDHVEDPFGNVEYKASPKVVCHQNCDSHDSQNEHAIAEHGTDYAPQVITPQNAFLVREMMYSNIWGGGNWRNGTGWNGTGWRAQKLKRRDIGGKTGTTNDSKDTWYNGFGPGIVATVWVGFDNHSRALGHTSRNKNLKNVPISGGESGAKTAQPAWIEFMQHALANVPPHKKVVPEGITKVRIDRNTGLLTNKTDASTMFEYFAQGTEPKEYAQDVSTGNIYTAPDSDEELF; from the coding sequence GTGAAGTTCATAAAGCGATTCTTATTATTTTCATTGTGTTGCATGGTTTTAGGAGTGACGACAATCTTCGGATTCTACTATTACGTCAAACCTGAACTGCCAGATGTCGCTACTTTGAGAGATGTGAAGTTGCAAACGCCCATGCAGGTCTTGAGTCAGGATGGGAAACTTATTGCACAATTTGGTGAGAAACGCAGAATCCCCCTCAAACTAAAGGATATTCCACCAGAGCTTGTGGAAGCTTTTCTTGCCACAGAAGACAGCCGTTTCTATGAACATTACGGCTTTGACCCGATTGGTATTACCCGCGCCGCGGTTGCTGTATTAATTTCCGGCACGGCACGACAAGGTGCAAGTACCATCACGCAGCAGCTCGCCAGAAACTTTTTCCTCTCGAATGAAAAGAAAATAATGAGGAAAATCAAAGAACTGTTTATCGCTGTCCATATCGAACAATTACTGACAAAAGATGAAATTCTTGAACTATACCTGAACAAAATTTTTCTCGGATACCGGGCCTATGGTGTCGGCGCCGCAGCTCAGGTTTATTTCGGTAAAGAAGTCAAAGATCTGACCCTGAGTGAAATGGCCGTGATTGCCGGGCTTCCCAAAGCGCCTTCAACCATGAACCCGATTTATTCGATAGAGAGGGCAACCAAACGGCGCAACGTGGTTCTGATGCGAATGCTGGATGAGCATTACATCACTGAAAATCAGTACAAACGGGCAAAAGCAGACCCCATTAAAGCAAAATATCATGGCGCTGAACTTGAGTTACATGCCCCTTACGTGGCAGAAATGGCCCGGGCATGGATGATCGATAAATATGGCGATGATGTGTATACATCAGGCAAAAAGGTATTCATGACGGTGCGCTCAGATTTGCAGGAAGCGGCAAATCATGCGGCCATTAATAATCTGATTGCTTACGATGAGCGCCACGGTTACCGCGGACCGGAAAAAACACTTTGGTCTGCGGGTAAACCCGCCATGTCACAGGATGAGATGACAGACTATCTGAAAACTCAACCGGTATACGGCGATATGTATCCGTCAGTCGTTGTGGATGTTGCTGACAAAACCGCAACCGTGTGGGTGAAAAACCATGGCATTCAGCTCATTCAATGGAATGATATGAAGTGGGCCCGTCGTTTTGTCACCGACAAACGTCAGGGAAAACCACCTCAACATGCGAAAGATATACTGACCGCCGGTCAGCAGATTTGGGTCCGACCGTTTTATCCGGAAAATCAGACGACGCTCTCCTGGCACCTGAGTCAGGTGCCAGATGCGAATACAGCCTTTGTCGCAATGAACCCTGAAAATGGTTCTGTATTGGCTCTGGTTGGTGGCTTTAATTTTGTTCACAGTAAATTCAACCGGGCCACTCAGTCTATCCGTCAGGTAGGTTCCGGTATTAAACCATTTATATATTCTTCCGCAATCAATAAGGGAATGACGCTGGCATCTCTTGTCAATGACGCCCCGATCAATAAGTGGGACCAGAGTCAGGGGACTGCATGGCGTCCGAAGAATTCGCCACCTACTTACGGAGGCCCAACCCGGTTACGTATTGGTCTGGCACAATCCAAAAACGTCATGGCAATTCGGGTACTCAGGGAAGTGGGCTTAGAGAAAGTCCGGCTGTTCCTGGGTCGCTTCGGGTTTGATCCGGATAAACTGCCACATTCTGAAACGATTGCTTTAGGTGCAGGCAGTCTTTCTCCGGTCAAACTGGTTCAGGGTTACTCAGTATTCGCAAACGGTGGATACTATATTGAGCCTTACTATATTGACCATGTTGAAGATCCTTTTGGCAACGTAGAATACAAAGCGTCACCTAAAGTAGTCTGTCATCAGAACTGCGATAGTCATGATTCTCAAAACGAACATGCGATAGCTGAACACGGAACGGACTATGCACCTCAGGTTATTACCCCGCAAAATGCATTTCTGGTCAGAGAGATGATGTACAGTAACATCTGGGGTGGCGGTAACTGGCGCAACGGAACCGGCTGGAATGGCACCGGTTGGCGGGCACAGAAATTAAAACGCCGCGATATTGGCGGTAAAACCGGAACCACCAATGATTCAAAAGATACCTGGTACAACGGGTTTGGTCCGGGAATAGTGGCCACGGTCTGGGTCGGTTTTGACAATCATAGCCGGGCTCTGGGCCATACCAGCCGGAACAAAAACCTGAAGAATGTGCCGATTAGTGGCGGGGAGTCCGGAGCAAAAACAGCTCAGCCAGCCTGGATTGAATTTATGCAACATGCCTTAGCGAATGTACCGCCACATAAAAAAGTGGTTCCGGAAGGTATTACTAAGGTCCGGATCGATCGGAACACCGGATTATTAACCAATAAAACGGATGCCAGCACGATGTTTGAATATTTTGCGCAGGGAACCGAGCCCAAAGAATATGCTCAGGATGTTTCAACCGGAAACATTTATACCGCACCGGATAGTGATGAAGAGCTGTTCTGA
- the oxyR gene encoding DNA-binding transcriptional regulator OxyR, which produces MNIRDFEYLVALAEHKHFRKAAESCFVSQPTLSGQIRKLEEELGTVLLERSSRRVLFTDSGMQLVEQARRILKEIKMFRDMANGQSEDMNGPMHVGFIPTVGPYLLPRIVPALKTEFPELELYLHEAQTSHLVRQLEEGKLDCLVLASVEETQPFKEITVYNEPLSLAVPSEHEWAHNEQIEMAELNGKTVLMLGEGHCLRDQALGFCFAAGAKDDERFKATSLETLRNMVAAGAGITLLPELSLPEQKEKDGVCYLKAVNPVPSRTLALVYRPGSPLRQRFEKLASVIKTQLAHACE; this is translated from the coding sequence ATGAATATTCGTGACTTTGAGTATCTCGTAGCTTTGGCTGAACACAAGCATTTTCGCAAGGCTGCTGAATCCTGTTTTGTGAGTCAGCCGACATTAAGCGGACAGATTCGCAAACTGGAGGAAGAACTGGGTACTGTTTTACTGGAACGGAGCAGCCGGCGGGTCCTTTTCACAGATTCCGGGATGCAGCTGGTGGAACAGGCCCGGCGTATTCTGAAAGAAATCAAAATGTTCCGTGATATGGCAAACGGACAAAGTGAAGATATGAACGGGCCGATGCATGTTGGTTTTATTCCTACTGTCGGGCCTTACTTATTGCCGCGCATTGTTCCTGCGTTAAAAACAGAGTTTCCTGAGCTGGAACTTTATCTCCATGAAGCACAGACCAGCCATTTAGTCCGCCAGTTAGAAGAAGGTAAACTGGATTGCCTTGTTCTGGCATCTGTCGAAGAAACCCAGCCGTTTAAAGAAATCACCGTTTATAATGAGCCATTGAGTCTTGCTGTGCCCTCAGAACATGAATGGGCTCATAACGAGCAAATTGAGATGGCAGAGTTGAATGGTAAAACCGTGCTGATGCTTGGTGAAGGGCATTGTTTGCGGGATCAGGCCCTGGGTTTTTGTTTTGCAGCAGGCGCGAAGGATGATGAACGGTTTAAGGCAACCAGTCTGGAAACACTGAGAAATATGGTTGCGGCAGGCGCTGGTATTACGTTGTTGCCGGAACTGTCTTTACCTGAGCAAAAAGAGAAAGATGGTGTATGTTATCTGAAAGCTGTTAATCCGGTTCCTTCACGGACTCTGGCTCTGGTTTATCGTCCGGGGTCTCCTTTGAGGCAACGTTTCGAGAAATTAGCCTCAGTCATCAAAACGCAACTGGCACATGCTTGTGAATAA
- a CDS encoding glutathione peroxidase, with translation MFTSKKGQAVPQVTFPTRQGDQWVNVTTDELFKGKTVIVFSLPGAFTPTCSSSHLPRYNELYSVFKEHGVDEILCVSVNDTFVMNAWKDDQEAENITFIPDGNGEFTDGMGMLVEKNDLGFGKRSWRYSMLVKDGIVEEMFVEPNEPGDPFKVSDADTMLKHIAPGFHLQESITVFTKPGCPFCAKAKQNLIDKGLQYEEVILGKDATTVTLRAITGRTTVPQVFIGGKHIGGSEELETYLA, from the coding sequence ATGTTTACATCAAAAAAAGGTCAGGCAGTTCCGCAGGTCACTTTCCCAACCCGTCAGGGCGATCAATGGGTAAACGTGACAACAGATGAACTGTTTAAAGGAAAAACAGTGATTGTATTCAGTTTACCGGGGGCATTTACACCGACCTGTTCATCAAGTCATCTGCCTCGCTACAACGAGTTATATTCCGTATTTAAAGAACATGGCGTGGATGAAATTTTATGTGTTTCTGTAAACGACACTTTTGTCATGAATGCATGGAAAGACGATCAGGAAGCAGAAAATATCACTTTCATTCCCGACGGTAACGGCGAATTCACTGATGGCATGGGTATGCTGGTTGAGAAAAATGACCTTGGCTTCGGCAAACGTTCATGGCGCTACAGCATGCTGGTGAAAGACGGGATTGTGGAAGAAATGTTCGTCGAACCAAATGAGCCAGGCGACCCGTTCAAAGTTTCTGATGCAGATACGATGCTGAAACATATTGCGCCTGGCTTCCACCTGCAGGAATCCATTACTGTGTTTACCAAACCTGGCTGCCCATTCTGCGCCAAAGCAAAACAGAATCTGATTGATAAAGGTTTGCAGTACGAAGAAGTGATTCTGGGTAAAGATGCCACAACGGTAACTCTGCGTGCCATTACAGGCCGTACAACCGTTCCTCAGGTATTCATCGGCGGAAAACACATCGGTGGCAGTGAAGAACTGGAAACTTACCTGGCTTAA
- a CDS encoding dihydrolipoyl dehydrogenase, producing MKQINVDVAVIGGGTAGLGAYRAAKAHTPKVVMIEGGPYGTTCARVGCMPSKLLIAAAESVHQIEKAPGFGVHPQGEIRINGREVMDRVKRERDRFVGFVLEGVDEIPAEDKIQGYAKFIDDHTLVVDDHTEIKADRIVIATGSRPAYPAVWNELGDRLIINDDVFEWDDLPDSVAVFGPGVIGLELGQALHRLGVQVKVFGHGGKVGPLTDPEVMRYATKAFQQEFYLDPNVRIESMKRPDGQDKVEIQFINHDDELETFNASYVLAATGRRPNVDKIGLENTSAELDERGVPTADHYTLQTSASHIFIAGDASNQIPLLHEAADQARIAGDNAGRFPDIRAGLRRSSISAVFSDPQIAMVGETYNQLTKRLGQCGCFATGEVSFENQGRSRVMLRNKGVLHVYAEQGTGRFLGAEMMGPNAEHLAHLLAWAHQSQMTISEMLDMPFYHPVIEEGVRTALRDVNARLHLGPEMIKHCLDCGPGC from the coding sequence ATGAAACAAATTAATGTCGATGTCGCAGTGATCGGTGGCGGTACTGCCGGATTAGGTGCCTACAGAGCAGCCAAAGCACATACACCCAAAGTCGTGATGATTGAAGGCGGTCCATACGGAACAACATGTGCCAGAGTCGGTTGTATGCCATCAAAACTCCTGATAGCTGCCGCAGAAAGTGTTCATCAGATAGAAAAAGCCCCCGGGTTTGGTGTTCATCCTCAGGGTGAAATCAGAATTAATGGCCGCGAAGTCATGGACCGGGTGAAAAGAGAACGGGATCGTTTTGTCGGATTTGTGCTCGAAGGGGTCGATGAAATTCCGGCAGAAGACAAAATACAGGGTTACGCAAAATTTATCGACGATCATACATTAGTCGTTGATGATCATACTGAGATCAAGGCAGATAGAATTGTGATCGCGACAGGATCACGCCCGGCATATCCGGCAGTCTGGAATGAACTGGGCGATCGTCTGATCATCAACGATGATGTCTTTGAATGGGACGATTTGCCAGATTCGGTGGCAGTATTTGGTCCGGGTGTGATTGGGCTGGAACTCGGACAGGCATTACACCGTCTTGGTGTTCAGGTGAAAGTATTCGGCCACGGAGGCAAAGTCGGACCATTAACCGATCCTGAAGTCATGCGTTATGCCACCAAAGCATTTCAGCAGGAGTTCTATTTAGATCCAAATGTCAGAATCGAAAGCATGAAGCGCCCCGACGGGCAGGATAAAGTCGAAATTCAATTCATTAATCATGATGATGAACTTGAAACATTTAACGCATCTTATGTGCTTGCAGCAACAGGACGCCGGCCGAATGTCGACAAAATCGGCCTTGAAAATACTTCAGCAGAACTTGATGAGCGGGGTGTTCCGACTGCGGATCATTACACACTGCAAACATCTGCCAGCCATATTTTTATCGCCGGTGATGCCAGTAACCAGATACCGCTATTACATGAAGCCGCGGATCAGGCAAGAATTGCCGGTGATAATGCCGGACGTTTCCCGGATATCAGAGCTGGATTGCGTCGTTCATCTATCTCAGCTGTTTTCTCCGATCCACAGATCGCGATGGTCGGTGAAACATACAACCAGCTGACGAAACGTCTTGGACAATGCGGGTGTTTTGCAACCGGAGAAGTCTCTTTTGAAAATCAGGGACGTTCACGCGTGATGCTGCGCAACAAGGGTGTCCTCCATGTTTATGCAGAACAAGGCACCGGCCGTTTTCTGGGCGCAGAAATGATGGGCCCCAATGCGGAACATCTGGCACATCTGCTGGCCTGGGCACATCAAAGTCAGATGACGATTTCAGAAATGCTGGATATGCCTTTCTATCATCCGGTGATTGAAGAAGGTGTCCGGACAGCACTTCGCGATGTGAACGCCAGACTTCATCTGGGGCCGGAAATGATCAAACACTGTCTGGATTGCGGTCCGGGCTGTTAA
- a CDS encoding IS481 family transposase, with amino-acid sequence MLHTNNPIIKHKAGLLNLAEELGNVSKACKIMGVSRDTFYRYQELVEQGGIDSLVNQSRRAPNIKNRVDESTEKAVVSYAIEFPAHGQARTSNELRKKGIFVSGSGVRSIWLRNNLENFKKRLAALEAKVASEGIILSEEQVAALEKKKQDDEVCGEIETHHPGYLGSQDTFYVGNLKGVGRIYQQTFVDTHSKVAFAKLYTTKTPITSADLLNDRVLPFFEAHQLPLLRILTDRGTEYCGKVEQHDYQLYLAINDIDHTKTKARHPQTNGICERFHKTILNEFYQVTFRKKLYSSLEELQKDLDEWLDYYNNVRTHQGKVCCGRTPIETLLDGKKIWAEKNLAQI; translated from the coding sequence ATGCTTCATACTAACAATCCCATTATCAAACACAAAGCGGGTTTATTAAATCTGGCGGAAGAATTAGGCAATGTTTCCAAGGCATGTAAGATTATGGGCGTATCCAGGGACACGTTCTATCGCTATCAGGAGCTTGTCGAGCAAGGCGGAATTGATTCCTTAGTGAATCAGTCCCGCAGAGCACCCAATATTAAGAACCGGGTTGATGAATCTACAGAAAAGGCTGTCGTCAGTTACGCCATCGAATTTCCAGCTCATGGTCAGGCGCGTACCAGCAATGAACTCCGTAAGAAAGGAATCTTTGTTTCCGGCAGTGGTGTCCGGTCGATCTGGCTACGGAATAATCTGGAGAATTTCAAAAAACGGTTGGCCGCTTTAGAAGCCAAAGTCGCCAGTGAAGGAATCATTTTAAGTGAAGAGCAGGTTGCAGCGCTGGAGAAAAAGAAACAGGATGATGAAGTGTGTGGTGAAATCGAGACGCATCATCCCGGCTACCTGGGGTCACAGGACACATTCTACGTCGGTAATCTCAAGGGTGTTGGCCGGATTTACCAGCAGACCTTTGTCGATACTCACAGCAAAGTGGCTTTCGCAAAACTTTATACCACAAAAACACCGATCACATCGGCTGATTTACTCAACGATCGTGTCTTACCGTTCTTTGAAGCCCATCAGCTTCCGCTGCTGAGGATTTTGACGGACAGAGGCACAGAGTACTGTGGCAAAGTGGAGCAGCACGATTATCAGCTGTATCTGGCTATCAATGATATCGACCATACAAAAACAAAAGCCAGACATCCTCAGACAAACGGTATCTGCGAGCGTTTCCACAAAACGATTCTCAATGAATTTTATCAGGTCACGTTCAGGAAAAAGCTCTACAGTTCATTAGAAGAGTTGCAAAAAGATCTGGACGAATGGCTGGATTATTACAACAATGTTCGAACTCATCAGGGAAAAGTCTGCTGTGGGCGGACACCGATAGAGACATTATTGGATGGAAAAAAGATTTGGGCAGAAAAGAATTTAGCTCAAATCTAA
- a CDS encoding DUF3624 domain-containing protein: protein MPCKYCDQNWFWKKIGRCQRCINQLTVLCILFWVFWFSWGNAHSKETGVIALIVFGGAFHCLLALHLWMKFITLPLRKHKHK, encoded by the coding sequence ATGCCCTGCAAATATTGCGATCAAAATTGGTTTTGGAAAAAAATAGGCCGCTGTCAACGCTGTATCAATCAGTTGACTGTTCTATGTATTCTATTCTGGGTTTTCTGGTTTAGCTGGGGAAACGCTCATTCAAAAGAAACCGGGGTCATTGCGTTAATCGTGTTTGGCGGGGCTTTTCATTGCCTGCTGGCACTTCATCTGTGGATGAAGTTCATCACACTGCCATTACGCAAGCATAAACACAAATAA
- the argH gene encoding argininosuccinate lyase: protein MALWGGRFTQAADIRFKDFNDSLCFDYRLAEQDIVGSIAWSKALLSVNVLTEEEQQKLELALNELKLAVMEDPEQILRSDAEDIHSWVEQQLINRVGDLGKKLHTGRSRNDQVATDLKLWCRQQGQQLLIALDRLQKKMVSTAAEHQGTVLPGYTHLQRAQPVTFAHWCLAYVEMFERDYDRLEDALNRLDTCPLGSGALAGTAYPVDREKLAHHLGFRRATRNSLDSVSDRDHVMELMSVASISMLHLSRLAEDMIFYNSGESNFIELADTVTSGSSLMPQKKNPDALELIRGKTGRVYGSLSAMMMTVKALPLAYNKDMQEDKEGLFDALDTWNDCMEMAALCFEGIQVNGERTLEAAKQGYANATELADYLVAKGIPFREAHHIVGVAVVAAIEQGCALEELSLEQLKAFSEVIDEDVYEILTIESCLSKRSALGGVSPAQVAHAVEQAENRLGQRNVNAVKVRPARLTDIEALEGMVAYWANLGENLPRSRSELIRDIGSFAVAEHHGQVTGCASLYVYDSGLAEIRSLGIEAGWQGQGQGKAIVSYLVDKARQMAIKKVFVLTRTPEFFMKLDFLPTSKMLLPEKVLKDCDQCPRQHACDEVALETNLAEEIIFKTDVA from the coding sequence ATGGCATTATGGGGTGGTCGGTTTACCCAGGCAGCAGATATACGGTTCAAAGATTTTAATGATTCACTATGTTTTGACTACCGATTGGCTGAGCAGGATATTGTAGGTTCTATTGCCTGGTCTAAGGCGCTGCTGTCAGTGAATGTACTGACGGAAGAAGAGCAACAAAAACTGGAACTGGCTTTGAATGAACTGAAGCTTGCAGTGATGGAAGATCCGGAGCAGATCTTACGTTCTGATGCTGAAGATATTCATTCATGGGTTGAACAGCAGTTGATCAACCGGGTTGGTGATCTGGGTAAAAAACTTCATACAGGCCGTTCCCGGAACGATCAGGTTGCAACCGACTTAAAACTCTGGTGCCGCCAGCAGGGGCAGCAATTACTGATTGCTTTGGATCGTTTGCAGAAAAAAATGGTATCGACCGCTGCTGAGCATCAGGGAACTGTTCTTCCTGGATATACGCATTTACAACGTGCCCAGCCGGTGACTTTCGCTCACTGGTGTCTGGCTTATGTGGAAATGTTTGAACGGGATTATGACCGCCTTGAAGACGCATTAAACCGTCTGGATACCTGTCCTTTAGGTTCCGGTGCATTAGCTGGTACAGCATATCCGGTTGATCGGGAAAAGCTGGCCCATCATTTGGGCTTCCGCCGGGCGACCCGGAATTCACTGGACTCGGTTTCAGACCGTGATCATGTGATGGAGCTGATGTCTGTTGCTTCTATTTCTATGCTGCATTTATCCCGTCTTGCCGAAGATATGATCTTTTATAATTCGGGTGAGTCGAATTTTATTGAACTGGCAGATACGGTGACATCCGGATCGTCTTTAATGCCACAAAAGAAAAACCCGGATGCACTTGAATTGATCCGGGGAAAAACAGGCCGTGTTTATGGCTCATTGTCAGCGATGATGATGACCGTGAAAGCCTTACCACTGGCATATAACAAAGATATGCAGGAAGACAAAGAAGGTTTGTTTGATGCGCTGGATACCTGGAATGACTGTATGGAGATGGCCGCACTTTGCTTTGAAGGCATTCAGGTAAATGGTGAGCGGACTCTTGAAGCAGCAAAACAAGGTTATGCGAATGCGACAGAGCTTGCTGACTATCTGGTTGCGAAAGGGATTCCGTTCCGGGAAGCGCATCATATTGTGGGTGTTGCAGTTGTCGCTGCGATTGAGCAGGGATGCGCACTTGAAGAGTTGTCTCTTGAGCAGCTGAAAGCATTTTCTGAAGTCATTGATGAAGATGTGTATGAAATCCTGACGATTGAGTCGTGCCTGAGCAAACGGAGTGCGCTTGGTGGTGTGTCTCCGGCACAGGTGGCTCACGCAGTAGAGCAGGCTGAAAACCGTTTAGGGCAGCGAAATGTCAATGCGGTGAAAGTTCGTCCGGCCCGCCTGACGGATATTGAAGCGCTGGAAGGGATGGTTGCCTATTGGGCGAATCTCGGAGAGAATTTGCCACGTTCACGCAGTGAATTAATCCGGGATATTGGTTCATTTGCGGTGGCTGAACACCATGGTCAGGTGACCGGATGTGCCTCTTTATATGTTTATGATTCCGGTTTAGCTGAGATTCGTTCCCTTGGCATTGAGGCCGGCTGGCAAGGGCAGGGACAAGGGAAAGCGATTGTCAGTTATCTGGTGGATAAAGCCCGGCAGATGGCGATTAAAAAAGTATTTGTACTGACCCGGACGCCGGAATTCTTTATGAAGCTTGATTTTCTGCCAACGTCAAAAATGTTGTTACCTGAAAAGGTGTTAAAAGACTGCGACCAGTGCCCAAGACAACATGCATGTGATGAAGTTGCACTTGAAACGAATCTGGCTGAAGAGATTATTTTTAAAACCGACGTTGCATAA